The following proteins are co-located in the Camelina sativa cultivar DH55 chromosome 12, Cs, whole genome shotgun sequence genome:
- the LOC104729874 gene encoding pathogenesis-related protein 1-like, whose amino-acid sequence MFQKVAIDTLVLLLLINCMTQIDVSFAQYSEYPQSHESPDSYLRPHNAARAAVRVKPLRWDFGIATVAQDYANQLAAGSCNLEHSSGPYGENLAYGGGDMSAAQAVAMWVDEKSYYDFYSNSCHGPACGHYTQVVWRGSARLGCGKAKCDNGASIVVCNYDPAGNFIGAKPY is encoded by the coding sequence atgttTCAGAAGGTTGCTATTGATACATTGGTTCTCCTACTTCTCATCAATTGCATGACCCAAATCGATGTTTCCTTCGCACAATACTCTGAGTATCCGCAGTCCCATGAGTCTCCTGACAGCTACCTCAGACCCCATAACGCAGCCCGAGCCGCGGTCAGAGTGAAGCCCCTAAGATGGGACTTTGGTATAGCCACTGTGGCACAGGACTACGCAAACCAACTAGCCGCCGGTTCCTGCAATCTTGAACATTCCTCTGGACCATATGGTGAGAATCTTGCATATGGCGGTGGAGACATGTCGGCAGCTCAGGCGGTTGCGATGTGGGTGGATGAGAAGTCgtattatgatttttattcaaACTCGTGCCACGGTCCGGCTTGTGGACACTACACGCAGGTCGTGTGGCGTGGCTCAGCTCGGCTCGGTTGTGGTAAGGCTAAGTGTGATAATGGTGCAAGTATCGTTGTGTGTAACTATGACCCTGCAGGCAATTTCATTGGAGCTAAACCATATTGA
- the LOC104729875 gene encoding pathogenesis-related protein 1-like, with protein sequence MKIFNTSQNIFLALTIFLVLIVHLKAQDSPRDFLAAHNRARAEVGVGPLRWDEKVAAYARNYANQRKGDCAMEHSTGAYGENIAWSSGGMTGVEAVDMWVGEQSDYDYNSNTCAWDKQCGHYTQIVWRNTEKLGCAKVRCKNGQTFITCNYDPPGNWVGEWPY encoded by the coding sequence atgaaaatcttTAACACATCTCAAAACATATTCTTGGCTCTAACCATTTTCCTTGTTCTCATCGTTCATCTAAAAGCCCAAGACAGCCCTCGAGACTTTTTGGCAGCTCACAACCGAGCACGAGCCGAGGTTGGGGTGGGTCCCTTAAGATGGGACGAGAAGGTGGCTGCTTATGCCCGTAACTATGCGAACCAGCGTAAAGGTGACTGCGCTATGGAACACTCAACCGGGGCCTATGGAGAGAACATCGCTTGGAGTAGCGGTGGCATGACAGGCGTTGAAGCGGTCGACATGTGGGTGGGCGAACAATCTGACTACGATTATAATTCCAACACATGTGCTTGGGACAAACAGTGTGGCCACTATACTCAGATTGTGTGGAGAAACACGGAGAAGTTGGGATGTGCAAAAGTGAGATGCAAGAATGGTCAAACCTTCATCACTTGCAACTACGATCCTCCCGGTAACTGGGTTGGCGAGTGGCcctactaa
- the LOC104729876 gene encoding pathogenesis-related protein 1-like, with protein MKIFNSSQVLILVALALVLAFAVPLKAQDRPQDYLDVHNHARDDVNVPHIRWHAGAARYAWNYAQRRKRDCRLVHSNSGGRYGENLAWSSGHMSGAAAVRLWVKEKSDYFYKSNTCRAGKQCGHYTQVVWRNSAWVGCAKVKCDNGGTFVTCNYSPPGNIRGRRPY; from the coding sequence ATGAAGATATTTAACTCTTCTCAAGTCCTAATACTCGTGGCGTTAGCTCTTGTCCTAGCTTTTGCGGTTCCTCTGAAAGCTCAAGACCGGCCACAAGACTACCTCGATGTACACAACCATGCTCGCGACGACGTTAACGTGCCTCATATAAGATGGCATGCGGGGGCGGCCAGATACGCCTGGAACTATGCCCAACGAAGAAAGCGGGACTGTCGTCTCGTTCACTCAAACTCAGGCGGGCGTTACGGTGAAAACTTGGCATGGAGCAGTGGTCATATGTCTGGTGCTGCTGCAGTGAGATTGTGGGTCAAGGAGAAGTCTGACTACTTCTACAAATCGAACACATGTCGTGCTGGAAAACAATGCGGTCATTATACTCAAGTTGTATGGAGAAACTCGGCGTGGGTTGGGTGTGCCAAAGTCAAGTGTGACAATGGTGGAACCTTTGTGACTTGCAACTATTCTCCTCCTGGTAATATTAGGGGCCGTAGGCCTTACTAA
- the LOC104729877 gene encoding DUF21 domain-containing protein At4g33700, protein MAVEYQCCDTNFFIHIAVIAFLVLFAGLMSGLTLGLMSMSLVDLEVLAKSGTPQYRQYAAKILPVVKNQHLLLVTLLICNAAAMETLPIFLDGLTTAWGAILISVTLILLFGEIIPQSICSRYGLAIGATVAPFVRVLVFICLPVAWPISKLLDFLLGHRRAALFRRAELKTLVDFHGNEAGKGGELTHDETTIIAGALELSEKMVKDAMTPISDIFVIDINAKLDRDLMNLILEKGHSRVPVYYEQPTNIIGLVLVKNLLTINPDEEIPVKNVTIRRIPRVPEILPLYDILNEFQKGLSHMAVVVRQCDKIHPLPSTNGSVKEVRVDLDSEGTPTPQERMLRTKRSLQKWKSFPNRASSFKGGSKSKKWSKDNDADILQLNGNPLPKLAEEEEAVGIITMEDVIEELLQEEIFDETDHHFEDS, encoded by the exons ATGGCGGTGGAGTATCAATGTTGCGACACAAACTTCTTCATACATATAGCAGTGATTGCGTTTCTTGTCTTGTTCGCTGGACTCATGTCTGGTTTAACATTGGGTCTTATGTCTATGAGTCTCGTTGATCTTGAAGTTCTCGCTAAATCCGGTACTCCCCAATATCGCCAATACGCTG CAAAGATATTGCCAGTTGTAAAGAATCAGCATCTGTTGCTTGTCACTTTACTCATATGCAACGCAGCTGCTATGGAG ACGCTTCCTATATTTCTTGATGGTCTTACGACAGCATGGGGTGCCATTTTGATTTCAGTTACAttgattcttctctttggtgAG ATTATACCACAGTCAATCTGTTCACGTTATGGTTTGGCGATTGGTGCAACAGTGGCTCCATTTGTCCGTGTTCTAGTCTTTATCTGCTTACCCGTTGCATGGCCAATCAGCAAG CTGCTGGACTTTCTATTGGGTCATCGTCGTGCAGCACTTTTTCGAAGAGCTGAGCTGAAAACACTTGTGGATTTTCATGGAAATGAG GCTGGAAAGGGTGGAGAATTGACTCATGATGAAACGACAATCATTGCAGGAGCTCTTGAACTGTCTGAGAAAATGGTCAAAGATGCAATGACACCAATCTCTGATATCTTTGTGATTGATATTAATGCCAAACTGGACAG AGATTTGATGAACCTGATACTTGAGAAAGGGCATAGCAGAGTTCCAGTATACTATGAGCAACCAACTAACATCATCGGCCTTGTTCTG GTAAAGAACTTATTAACTATCAACCCAGATGAAGAAATACCTGTCAAGAATGTCACAATAAGAAGGATCCCAAG AGTTCCAGAAATCTTGCCTCTATATGACATATTGAACGAGTTCCAGAAAGGACTCAGCCACATGGCTGTTGTTGTGAGACAGTGCGACAAAATCCACCCATTACCTTCTACAAATG GGAGTGTTAAGGAAGTCCGAGTGGATTTGGATAGTGAGGGAACTCCTACTCCTCAGGAGAGAATGTTAAGGACAAAAAGATCGCTTCAGAAGTGGAAGAGCTTTCCTAATCGAGCAAGTTCGTTTAAAGGAGGGTCAAAGTCCAAGAAGTGGTCAAAAGACAATGATGCAGACATCCTACAATTGAATGGAAACCCTCTGCCTAAACttgctgaggaagaagaagctgtcggAATCATTACAATGGAGGATGTCATTGAAGAACTTCTGCAG GAAGAGATCTTTGACGAAACTGATCACCATTTTGAAGACTCCTGA
- the LOC104729878 gene encoding peroxiredoxin-2A-like, whose amino-acid sequence MAPIGVGDVVPDGTISFYDENDQLQTVSVHSLGAGKKAILFNVPGGFTSTCSMKLEPGFIEKTEELKSKGVDEIICFSVNDQFVMKAWGETYPENKHVKFVSDGSGEYTHLLGLELDLKDKGIAVRSSRFALLLDNLKVTVAIVDSGHEGPFSQLESIKMMMMPSISNLPRDLVEEIVYRVPSMSIRSVRLTCKKWNGLFKSRSFMEMCIAKEEAAAKELAENRMIVILDYNVRLMGIAVNDNPSIKSLGKLTCLEDSEQVKISQVFHCEGLLLCILKDDDWNPSLGHTRWIQTRSASAWKGRDYYKYALGYKNNSGNRSCRSFKILRFTDEAKVTEETDLPVNPALRFEIYDFDSDSWSTLDVSPHWLIGYDRGVSLKGNTYWSVERKVSPLNDHIICFDFTRERFGPLLPLPFSAWGEEFASLSCVREEKIAALLQSSKTYNYEVWITTKIEANNVSWIKFFSIDGLDIEWDYVSHKSFFIDEEKKVVVVFNKEGIENTVEVIGEVGCLKKWRRLLPEPCWPIVCSYVPSTVQIKQHKGVKRKEQSD is encoded by the exons ATGGCTCCAATCGGTGTGGGCGACGTTGTACCAGACGGAACTATCTCTTTCTACGATGAGAATGATCAGCTTCAGACCGTCTCCGTTCACTCTCTCGGCGCCGGTAAAAAAGCCATTCTCTTCAATGTCCCTGGTGGTTTCACTTCCACATGCAG CATGAAGCTTGAGCCTGGATTCATTGAGAAAACAGAGGAGCTTAAGTCAAAGGGTGTTGATGAGATCATTTGCTTTAGTG TGAATGACCAATTTGTGATGAAGGCATGGGGAGAGACATACCCTGAGAACAAGCATGTGAAGTTTGTAAGTGACGGGTCAGGGGAATACACACACCTTTTGGGACTTGAGCTTGACCTCAAAGACAAGGGTATTGCTGTTAGGTCAAGTAGATTCGCTCTGTTACTCGATAACCTCAAGGTGACTGTAGCCATTGTTGATTCTGGTCATGAAGGTCCCTTTTCTCAACTTGAATCAattaagatgatgatgatgccgtCGATATCAAATCTTCCAAGGGATTTGGTAGAGGAGATTGTCTATAGGGTTCCTTCGATGTCTATTAGATCAGTGAGATTAACTTGCAAAAAGTGGAACGGTTTGTTCAAAAGCCGGAGCTTTATGGAGATGTGCATTGccaaagaagaagcagcagcaaagGAATTAGCGGAGAATCGGATGATTGTGATATTGGATTACAATGTTCGTTTAATGGGCATTGCCGTGAACGACAATCCATCCATAAAGTCTCTAGGTAAACTTACTTGCCTAGAGGATTCAGAACAAGTCAAGATATCTCAAGTCTTTCATTGTGAGGGTTTATTGTTATGCATCTTGAAAGACGATGATTGGAATCCGAGTTTGGGGCATACAAGGTGGATCCAAACCAGAAGCGCAAGTGCATGGAAAGGACGAGACTATTACAAGTATGCTCTCGGATACAAAAACAATAGCGGAAACAGATCTTGTCGTAGCTTCAAGATCTTGAGGTTTACAGATGAAGCAAAAGTAACAGAGGAAACAGATCTCCCCGTCAACCCTGCTTTACGGTTTGAAATCTACGATTTTGATTCTGATTCATGGAGTACTCTTGATGTCTCTCCACACTGGCTTATAGGGTATGACCGTGGTGTCTCTCTCAAGGGAAACACTTACTGGAGTGTAGAACGAAAGGTAAGCCCACTCAATGATCAtataatctgttttgattttacaagagagagatttggaccgcTTCTTCCTTTGCCGTTTAGTGCTTGGGGTGAAGAGTTTGCATCACTATCTTgtgttagagaagagaagatcgCGGCTTTACTTCAGTCAAgcaaaacatataattatgaGGTATGGATTACGACTAAGATTGAGGCCAACAATGTGTCATGGATCAAATTCTTCTCAATTGATGGTTTAGACATTGAGTGGGATTATGTTTCACATAagagtttcttcattgacgaggagaagaaagttgtTGTGGTTTTTAATAAAGAAGGAATTGAAAACACTGTTGAAGTCATTGGAGAGGTTGGATGCTTGAAGAAATGGCGTCGTCTTCTTCCAGAACCGTGTTGGCCAATTgtgtgctcttatgttccaagtacAGTGCAAATCAAGCAACATAAAGGAGTCAAAAGGAAAGAACAAAGCGATTAG
- the LOC104729880 gene encoding G patch domain-containing protein 1 — protein sequence MDLETENRIASILLREAAELRRQAEKDGVRAYLEKPNVRHRPNSRFLTATVLSVQQANKALETNEMWSLRSKEIECDERLKSKSRQESSSGQSEHSNRKGFVKRCTSLDENVTTHLSSSPSSSQNRNKRWQSEDDDDYQGLRDVDVKTFLQSRVKRGRGSVGPKMDETFPCLPVTELSRTSGTGDRKLVRQPERSPLLRRRTDSSSSSEEEVRERAHRKRKEHKKKLSKKHKSKEKQRNRKKRKYGSD from the exons ATGGATCTGGAAACTGAGAATCGAATAGCTTCGATTCTTTTAAGAGAAGCAGCAGAATTGAGGAGACAAGCTGAGAAAGATGGAGTCCGAGCATATCTTGAGAAGCCTAATGTAAGGCATCGCCCTAACTCTAGATTTCTCACGGCTACTGTTCTTAGTGTTCAGCAAG CAAACAAAGCTTTAGAAACCAATGAGATGTGGAGTCTTCGGAGTAAAGAGATTGAGTGTGATGAGAGGCTCAAAAGTAAATCAAGACAAGAGAGCAGCAGTGGTCAAAGTGAGCACAGCAACAGGAAAGGTTTTGTTAAGAGATGCACTTCACTTGATGAGAATGTTACTACTCatttatcatcatcaccatcatcaagcCAGAACAGAAACAAAAGGTGGCAAtcggaagatgatgatgattatcaAGGCTTACGAGATGTCGACGTTAAGACTTTTCTCCAGTCAAG GGTCAAGCGTGGCAGAGGCTCTGTTGGTCCTAAGATGGATGAAACATTCCCTTGTCTGCCTGTGACGGAATTGTCAAGAACTTCTGGTACAGGAGATCGGAAGCTAGTGCGTCAGCCAGAGCGATCGCCTTTGTTGAGACGCCGgacagattcttcttcttcttccgaggAGGAGGTTCGTGAACGTGCtcacagaaaaagaaaggagCATAAGAAGAAACTTAGTAAGAAACACAAGTCAAAGGAGAAGCAAAGGAataggaagaagagaaaatatggTAGCGACTAA
- the LOC104729881 gene encoding LL-diaminopimelate aminotransferase, chloroplastic, which produces MSTTHQLVTSMISSSSSTFLAPSNFNLRTRNAYYLPMAKRVNTCKCVATPQEKIEYKTNVSRNSNMSKLQAGYLFPEIARRRSAHLLKYPDAQIISLGIGDTTEPIPEVITSAIAKKAHELSTIEGYSGYGAEQGAKPLRAAIAKSFYSGLGIGDDDIFVSDGAKCDISRLQVMFGSNATVAVQDPSYPAYVDSSVIMGQTGQFNTDVQKYGNIEYMRCTPENGFFPDLSTVGRTDIIFFCSPNNPTGAAATREQLKQLVEFAKKNGSIIVYDSAYAMYMSDDNPRSIFEIPGAEEVAMETASFSKYAGFTGVRLGWTVIPKQLLYSDGFPVAKDFNRIVCTCFNGASNLSQAGALACLSPEGLEAMHKVVGFYKENTNIIIDTFTSLGYDVYGGKNAPYVWVHFPKQSSWDVFAEILEKTHVVTTPGSGFGPGGEGFVRVSAFGHRENILEACRRFKQLYK; this is translated from the exons ATGTCGACGACTCATCAATTAGTTACTTcgatgatctcttcttcctcatccacTTTCTTAGCTCCTTCCAATTTTAATCTCAG AACTCGCAATGCTTACTACTTACCCATGGCTAAACGGGTCAATACTTGCAAATGCGTTGCAACCCCGCAAGAGAAGATAG AATATAAGACGAACGTTTCACGGAATTCAAACATGTCCAAACTTCAAGCTGGATACTTATTCCCTGAG ATTGCAAGGAGAAGGTCTGCACACTTGCTGAAATATCCAGATGCACAAATTATTAGTCTTGGAATAGGCGACACAACTGAGCCAATTCCAGAAGTGATCACTTCTGCAATAGCAAAG AAAGCTCATGAGTTGTCCACAATAGAGGGATACAGTGGTTATGGTGCTGAACAAGGTGCAAAG CCACTTAGAGCTGCTATTGCAAAATCATTCTACAGCGGGCTTGGCATAGGGGATGATgacatttttgtttctgatgGAGCTAAATGTGATATCTCACGTCTCCAG GTTATGTTTGGTTCCAATGCTACAGTTGCTGTTCAGGATCCTTCTTATCCG GCTTACGTTGACTCCAGTGTTATTATGGGTCAGACCGGACAATTTAACACCGATGTGCAGAAGTATGGAAACATTGAGTACATGAGATGCACTCCAGAGAATGGCTTCTTTCCCGACCTATCCACTGTTGGCAGGACCGATATAATTTTCTTCTGTTCCCCAAATAACCCTACCGGCGCTGCTGCCACGAGAGAGCAACTAAAGCAGTTAGTTGAATTTGCAAAGAAGAACGGATCCATAATAGTGTATGATTCCGCATATGCAATGTACATGTCTGATGATAACCCACGCTCCATTTTCGAAATCCCTGGAGCAGAAGAG GTTGCTATGGAGACAGCTTCGTTCAGTAAATATGCGGGTTTCACTGGAGTTCGACTTGGTTGGACCGTCATCCCAAAGCAGCTACTCTATTCAGACGGCTTCCCTGTTGCAAAGGACTTCAATAGAATTGTCTGCACTTGCTTCAATGGTGCCTCTAATCTCTCACAAGCTGGTGCTCTTGCTTGCCTTTCCCCAGAAGGACTTGAG GCAATGCACAAGGTGGTTGGATTCtataaagaaaacacaaacataatCATCGATACATTCACCTCTCTCGGGTACGATGTATATGGAGGAAAGAACGCGCCTTACGTTTGGGTTCACTTCCCGAAACAAAGCTCATGGGATGTGTTTGCTGAGATTCTGGAGAAGACTCATGTGGTTACAACACCAGGAAGTGGGTTTGGACCAGGTGGTGAAGGGTTTGTTCGAGTTAGTGCCTTTGGTCACAGAGAGAACATCTTAGAGGCATGTCGCAGATTCAAGCAGCTTTATAAATGA
- the LOC104729882 gene encoding L-galactose dehydrogenase has product MAIPQTKMELRPMGNTGLKVSAVGFGASPLGSVFGPVAEDDAIATVREAFRLGINFFDTSPYYGATLSEKMLGKALKALQVPRSDYIVATKCGRYEEGFDFSAERVRKSIDESLERLQLDYVDILHCHDIEFGSLDQIVSETIPALQKLKQEGKARFIGITGLPLDIFTYVLDRVPPGTVDVILSYCHYGVNDSALLGLLPYLKSKGVGVISASPLAMGLLTEQGPPEWHPASPELKSACKAAVAHCKSKGKKITKLALQYSLANKEISSVLVGMSSVLQVEENVAAVTELEGLGIDKETLSEVEAILEPVKNLTWPSGIHQN; this is encoded by the exons ATGGCGATTCCTCAGACGAAAATGGAGCTTCGGCCTATGGGAAACACAGGGCTTAAGGTTAGCGCCGTTGGTTTTGGTGCCTCTCCGCTCGGCAGTGTATTCGGTCCTGTCGCTGAAGATGATGCAATCGCCACCGTGCGGGAGGCTTTCCGACTCGGCATCAACTTCTTCGACACCTCACC GTATTATGGAGCAACACTTTCTGAGAAAATGCTTGGTAAGGCCCTGAAGGCTCTACAAGTCCCTAGAAGTGACTATATTGTGGCGACAAAGTGTGGAAGATATGAAGAAGGTTTTGATTTCAGTGCTGAGAGAGTAAGAAAGAGCATAGACGAGAGCTTGGAAAGGCTTCAGCTTGATTATGTTGACATACTTCATTGCCATGACATTGAGTTCGGGTCTCTTGATCAG ATTGTGAGTGAAACAATTCCTGCTCTTCAGAAACTGAAACAGGAAGGGAAGGCTAGGTTCATTGGTATCACTGGTCTTCCGTTGGATATTTTCACTTATGTTCTTGATCGAGTGCCTCCAGGGACTGTAGATGTGATATTATCGTACTGTCATTACGGCGTAAATGATTCAGCGTTGTTGGGTTTACTACCTTACTTGAAGAGCAAAGGTGTGGGTGTGATAAGTGCTTCTCCATTGGCAATGGGTCTTCTTACAGAACAAGGTCCTCCTGAATGGCACCCTGCTTCCCCTGAGCTCAAG TCTGCATGCAAAGCCGCAGTTGCTCATTGCAAATCAAAGGGTAAGAAGATCACAAAGCTAGCTCTGCAATACAGTTTAGCAAACAAGGAGATTTCATCGGTGTTGGTTGGGATGAGCTCTGTCTTACAG GTAGAAGAAAATGTTGCAGCAGTTACAGAGCTTGAAGGTCTGGGGATTGATAAAGAAACTCTGTCTGAGGTTGAAGCTATTCTCGAACCTGTAAAGAATCTGACATGGCCAAGTGGAATCCATCAGAACTAA
- the LOC109127869 gene encoding uncharacterized protein LOC109127869 has translation MQSPSICTQNLFYLSPEFNTDLHLSMASSAAMFMLPYPLIQQLTRNNTLQPQGEPSSPQIVKCLLPAINSSESSGRSKFSLWLFGNPATYDKRFQEAIELSCL, from the coding sequence ATGCAATCTCCTTCAATTTGCACTCAAAACCTCTTCTATCTTTCTCCTGAGTTTAACACAGATTTACATCTATCAATGGCATCATCAGCTGCGATGTTCATGCTCCCCTATCCTCTAATTCAGCAGCTAACAAGAAACAATACTCTGCAGCCACAAGGGGAACCATCATCGCCGCAGATTGTTAAATGTCTTCTTCCGGCCATAAACTCATCGGAAAGTTCTGGTCGCTCGAAGTTTAGTCTTTGGCTATTCGGCAATCCCGCGACGTATGACAAGAGGTTCCAAGAAGCTATTGAACTTAGTTGCCTGTGA